In the genome of Variovorax sp. PAMC26660, the window CATGCGCCTTCCGAATCAAATCCGCGAGCCCGAGGACGCTCCCCAGCTCTCGCCACTGGATGTGGCGAGCCTGCTGTGCCGGGCGCGCATCCTTCAGCGCGCCGCGCTGGCGGGCGCGATGCCCAGGCTGCTTCGCGGCAAGAACCTGGGGCTGCTGTGCGAAACCCGGTCCGACGAGGCGCAGGCGCTGTTTCGCAGCGCCGCCGAAGAGCTGGGCGCACATGTCGCCACGATGCCATCGAGCCTGTCGCTCGAAAGCGCGCCGCAGGAGGTGCAGCACACGGCCCGCATGCTCGGGCGCCTCTATGAGGCGGTGGAATGCCAGGGCCTGGACTCCGCCCTGGTACGGCAGATCGGCCAGCACGCGGGCATTCCGGTCTTCGATGGCGTCGCGATGGAGGGCCACCCTGCCGTCCAGCTTGCCGAACTGCTCGGCGACAAGACCTTGCCGGCCGACAACCGGCGCTTCATGGTGCAGGCGATGCTGCTGGAAAGCATCGGTTGAGCCGTCGGGCGCATTCCGCGCCCGCCCTTGATCCAGCGCAATGCGGGCAAGCCGCCTGCTTCCTACAGTGGATTGCACGGTCATTGCAATTTCTTCGCGATGGCCGATCTCCCCTAACCGCTCATTGCAAGGAATCCCCATGAAGACCGATACCCAATTGCGCGACGATGTTCAGGCCGAACTGGGCTGGGACCCGGCATTCAAGTCCGCCGACATCGGCGTGATCGTCAAGGACGGTGTGGTGACGCTCACCGGCCACCTGGCCAGTCATGCAGAGAAATACGCCGTGGAACGCGCCGTGCAGCGTGTGCACGGCGTGAAGGCAATGGCTGTCGAAATGACGGTGAAGCTGGCCTTCGGCAATGAGCGCACCGACGCCGACATCGCCATGGCCGCCGAGCGCGCACTCGAGTGGAACGTGCTGGTGCCGAACGGCAAGATCCGCCCCATGGTGGAAAAGGGCTGGCTCACGCTCGACGGCGAAGTCGAGTGGAGCTACCAGCGCGGCGCTGCCGAAGGCGCGGTGCGCGAGCTGATGGGCGTGACCGGCGTGTCCAACCTCGTGAAGATCACGCCGAAGGTGAGCCCCGCCGATGTGGAAAAGAAAATCCACGACGCGCTCTCGCGCCAGGCCGACCGCGAAGCCAGCCAGCTTTCCATTGCCGTCAACGGCTCGCAGGTCACGCTGCGCGGCACGGTGCATTCCTGGACTGAACGCGATGCGGTGCAAGGTGCTGCATGGGCCACGCCCGGCGTCTCGGTCGTGGTGAACGATCTGCTTGTGGACGCCTGATCGAGGCCGCGCGCGGGCGAACCTCGTCCGCGCGTGTTGGCCTGTGCATGCACATGCACATGCACATGCACAGGCTACTGCTCTGTGCATGCCGTCCGGCTCAATGCGACATCAGTACCGGCAGCGTCATCCACTGAAGGATCGACAGCGTCGCCCCGCCCAGCACCCATTCGCGCGCCCGGCTGTGGCCGTAGCAGCCCATGACCAGCAGGTCCGCGCTCAGGTCGGCCGCGAAGGACAGCAGCTTGTTGCCCGCGTCGTCGTCCTTGTTGCCGCCAGGATGCAGGGTGGCGTTCACGACGCCCTGGGTCCGCAGATAGTCCTGCAGGCACAGCAAGGAGTCTTCGGCGTTTTCGCCGTAGGCGACGACATGCACGCGCGACGCCGTGCGCAGCCATGGCAACGCCGCCGTCACCGCACGCGCGGCCTCGCGGGTCTCCTTCCATGCCACCAGCACGTTGCGGCCGATCGGGCCGATCGGCCCCGCATAGGGCAACACCAGCGCCGGCCGGCCGCTCTGCACCAGCACGCTGGGCAGGAAATCGCCGGGAAGCTCGCCGTCCATCGGGTCGTGGCGGTCGCGCTGGCCCAGGATCATCAGGTCGGCATAGAGCGCGCGCCGGGCGAAGCCCCAGGGGCCGTCGCTTTCCGGCTCGGCCCAATGCAGGCGCTGCGAGCCCGCGCTGTGCGCCATGAAGGTGGCGTGCATCTTGTCGCGCGCCGCCTTATCGATCTCCTGCATGATCGCGACGGCTTCCGCCGCAGCCTCGATGGCGAACGGGTAGCGCATGAGCGCGGACAGGGTGCTGGGCCGGCCCGTGACCTCGGCGTCGAAGGTCTCGGCCAGTTGGCGTGCCAACTTGATGCGCTCCACCGTGCGGGCTGAGCCGTCAAGGTGAAGCAGGATGGATTTGGGGGTCTGCATGAAAGCTCCTTCGACGGGCTGTGGGCGATGTACAGACCTTAGGCCCAGGCTTGCCATGCGGCCTTGCGCTGCATCAACCGTCCGCGCGCTTCCACGCGACAGCGCCGTGGCTTGATCGGGCGCAAGGCCGCAGCGGACATGCATGCCTAGTCTTGGGCATCTTCTTCCGGCTCCGACCGCTCAATCGCCCGATCACCCCATGAACCACACCACGCCCCCCTTCCAACAAGCCTGCATCGTGGGCAGCGGCATCGGCGCACTGTCTGCAGCCGTGCTGCTGAT includes:
- a CDS encoding ornithine carbamoyltransferase → MRLPNQIREPEDAPQLSPLDVASLLCRARILQRAALAGAMPRLLRGKNLGLLCETRSDEAQALFRSAAEELGAHVATMPSSLSLESAPQEVQHTARMLGRLYEAVECQGLDSALVRQIGQHAGIPVFDGVAMEGHPAVQLAELLGDKTLPADNRRFMVQAMLLESIG
- a CDS encoding BON domain-containing protein encodes the protein MKTDTQLRDDVQAELGWDPAFKSADIGVIVKDGVVTLTGHLASHAEKYAVERAVQRVHGVKAMAVEMTVKLAFGNERTDADIAMAAERALEWNVLVPNGKIRPMVEKGWLTLDGEVEWSYQRGAAEGAVRELMGVTGVSNLVKITPKVSPADVEKKIHDALSRQADREASQLSIAVNGSQVTLRGTVHSWTERDAVQGAAWATPGVSVVVNDLLVDA
- a CDS encoding universal stress protein, giving the protein MQTPKSILLHLDGSARTVERIKLARQLAETFDAEVTGRPSTLSALMRYPFAIEAAAEAVAIMQEIDKAARDKMHATFMAHSAGSQRLHWAEPESDGPWGFARRALYADLMILGQRDRHDPMDGELPGDFLPSVLVQSGRPALVLPYAGPIGPIGRNVLVAWKETREAARAVTAALPWLRTASRVHVVAYGENAEDSLLCLQDYLRTQGVVNATLHPGGNKDDDAGNKLLSFAADLSADLLVMGCYGHSRAREWVLGGATLSILQWMTLPVLMSH